Proteins found in one Podarcis muralis chromosome 5, rPodMur119.hap1.1, whole genome shotgun sequence genomic segment:
- the ADNP gene encoding activity-dependent neuroprotector homeobox protein isoform X1: MFQLPVNNLGSLRKARKTVKKILSDIGLEYCKEHIEDFKQFEPNDFYLKNTTWEDVGLWDPSLTKNQYLYKRDLSTEAINPADSQVATMTKTKELSKDVRDKIVDLHKAGLGYKTIAKQLGEKVTTVGAIIRKWKKHKITANLPRSGAPCKISSRGVEMIVSKDYRTKPFCCSACPFSSKFFSAYKSHFRNVHSEDFENRILLNCPYCTFNADKKTLETHIKIFHAPNANTPSGGISTFKDKNKHDSLKPKQADSVEQAVYYCKKCTYRDPLYEIVRKHIYREHFQHVAAPYIAKGSEKSLNGIVPLSSREEGMIHCKRCLFMPKSYEALVQHVIEDHERIGYQVTAMIGHTNVVVPRSKPLMLIAPKPQDKKPMGLPQRMGALSPGNVRSLPSQQMMNRLNIPKPTLNSGGVNMMSNVHLQPNNYGVKSVPPSYVGHTGGRLSLTGSSPVSLSQQSQSMKQYSPSGNGRPYPLGGEPRSQATARYSLSSANSSSLSSGSLKSTSLGQSQAASRILSQSTPKPLAVGPICTTSANTSSTQKWKICTICNELFPENVYSVHFEKEHKAEKVPAVANYIMKIHNFTSKCLYCNRYLPTDTLLNHMLIHGLSCPYCRSTFNDVEKMAAHMRMVHVDEEMGPKTDSTLTFDLTLQQGSHTNIHLLVTTYNLRDAPAESVAYHAQNTAPVPPKPQPKIQEKTDVPVKSSPQAAVPYKKDVGKTLCPLCFSILKGPISDALAHHLRERHQVIQTVHPVEKKLTYKCIHCLGVYTSNMTASTITLHLVHCRGVGKTQNGQDKGNVPSRLNQSPGAGPVKRTYEHMEFSLLKKRKMDDDDSPSVFEEKPEEPVVLALDPKGHEDDSYEARKTFLTKYFNKQPYPSRREIEKLAASLWLWKSDIASHFSNKRKKCVRDCERYKLGVLLGFNMKELNKVKHEMDFDAEWLFENHDDENSRVNPSKTVDKKINLEKDNESSSDSFENIEQEFNESNSPFAESVSNSGRKTSINSINETPDESISKETTEEATLESPEKIDQKEDGDPKYKESSSAEEPTKLVAEGSDSEGDQEDQDDPIEWKVEASPSESVPGSQQVSDFEDNTSEVKPETWTDESSQSEDATNSKPVAETKGAASESDEEQSKWKNSSYGKVGEFWSKDQSQWKNATEIEESLSNQQMEWQNSTIDSEDGEQFDSVTDGVTESMHSTLTGVELSSQQA, from the exons ATGTTCCAACTTCCTGTCAACAACCTTGGCAGTTTAAGAAAAGCCCGGAAAACTGTGAAAAAAATACTAAGTGACATTGGTTTGGAATACTGTAAAGAGCATATAGAA GATTTTAAGCAGTTTGAACCCAATGACTTCTATCTGAAAAACACTACATGGGAAGATGTTGGATTGTGGGATCCTTCACTTACAAAAAATCAG tacctgtacaaaagagacctgtcgacagaagcaatcaatccagcagattcccaagtagccaccatgaccaagaccaaagagctgtccaaggatgtcagggacaagattgtagacctgcacaaggctggactgggctacaagactattgccaagcagcttggtgagaaggtgacaacagttggtgcaatcattcgcaaatggaagaaacacaaaataaccgCCAACCTCCCTCggtctggggctccatgcaagatctcatctcGTGGAGTTGAAATGATCGTGAGCAag GACTATCGGACAAAACCCTTTTGCTGCAGTGCATGTCCATTTTCCTCAAAGTTCTTTTCTGCCTACAAAAGTCACTTCCGGAATGTTCATAGTGAAGACTTTGAAAACAGGATCCTTCTCAATTGCCCCTACTGTACTTTCAATGCAGACAAAAAGACTTTGGAAACGCATATTAAAATATTTCATGCTCCAAATGCCAATACACCAAGTGGAGGCATCAGCACTTTTAAAGATAAAAACAAGCATGATAGCCTTAAACCTAAGCAGGCTGACAGTGTAGAACAAGCTGTTTATTACTGTAAGAAGTGCACTTACCGAGATCCTCTCTACGAAATAGTTAGAAAGCACATTTACAGGGAACATTTTCAGCATGTTGCTGCACCTTATATAGCAAAGGGAAGTGAGAAGTCACTCAATGGGATTGTACCCTTAAGTTCCCGAGAAGAGGGCATGATTCACTGCAAACGCTGCCTTTTTATGCCGAAGTCGTATGAAGCTTTAGTACAGCATGTTATTGAAGACCACGAGCGTATAGGATACCAAGTGACAGCAATGATAGGGCATACAAATGTGGTAGTTCCAAGATCCAAACCTTTAATGCTAATTGCTCCAAAACCACAGGATAAAAAGCCTATGGGACTTCCTCAGAGGATGGGTGCCCTGTCCCCTGGAAATGTCCGGTCTCTTCCATCACAGCAAATGATGAACCGACTGAATATACCAAAGCCTACGTTGAATTCTGGAGGAGTAAATATGATGTCCAACGTCCATTTGCAACCGAACAACTATGGTGTGAAATCGGTACCGCCAAGTTACGTTGGTCACACGGGAGGAAGGCTAAGTTTAACAGGTAGTTCTCCAGTTTCCCTATCCCAGCAGTCTCAATCAATGAAGCAGTATTCCCCAAGTGGAAACGGCCGACCTTACCCTCTCGGAGGGGAACCAAGATCGCAGGCTACAGCAAGGTACTCTCTTTCGTCTGCCAACTCATCTTCACTTTCATCGGGCTCACTGAAATCAACATCATTAGGTCAGTCTCAGGCAGCATCCAGAATATTATCGCAGTCCACACCCAAGCCTCTTGCCGTTGGCCCTATATGTACCACTTCTGCCAATACTTCATCAACTCAGAAATGGAAGATTTGTACAATCTGCAATGAGCTCTTCCCTGAAAACGTGTACAGTGTTCATTTTGAGAAAGAGCACAAGGCCGAAAAGGTGCCCGCAGTTGCTAACTACATCATGAAAATACATAATTTTACTAGCAAATGTTTATACTGTAATCGCTACTTGCCTACTGACACGCTGCTCAACCACATGTTAATCCATGGTCTGTCCTGTCCCTACTGCCGCTCAACATTCAATGATGTTGAGAAGATGGCTGCTCACATGCGAATGGTTCATGTCGATGAAGAAATGGGGCCCAAAACTGATTCCACGTTAACGTTTGATTTGACGTTGCAGCAGGGTAGCCACACCAATATACACTTGCTTGTAACTACCTACAACTTGAGAGATGCTCCTGCCGAATCGGTCGCTTACCATGCTCAAAATACTGCTCCAGTTCCTCCAAAACCACAGCCAAAAATTCAGGAGAAGACAGATGTCCCTGTAAAAAGTTCTCCTCAAGCAGCAGTCCCCTACAAAAAAGATGTGGGGAAAACCCTTTGCCCTTTGTGCTTTTCAATCCTGAAAGGACCCATTTCTGATGCACTGGCCCATCACTTAAGGGAGAGACATCAAGTTATTCAAACAGTTCATCCGGTAGAGAAAAAGCTTACGTATAAATGCATTCATTGCCTTGGAGTGTACACGAGTAACATGACTGCCTCAACTATAACCCTGCACCTTGTCCACTGCAGGGGTGTGGGGAAGACTCAGAACGGTCAAGACAAAGGTAATGTTCCCTCCCGACTAAACCAGTCTCCAGGTGCAGGACCTGTGAAACGTACTTATGAACACATGGAATTCTCTCtgctgaagaaaagaaaaatggatgaCGACGATTCCCCTTCCGTCTTTGAGGAGAAGCCTGAAGAACCCGTAGTGCTGGCTTTAGATCCCAAGGGTCATGAAGATGATTCGTACGAAGCTAGAAAAACATTTCTCACCAAGTATTTCAATAAGCAACCGTATCCCAGTCGGAGGGAGATTGAAAAGTTAGCTGCCAGTCTCTGGCTTTGGAAATCCGACATTGCTTCACACTTcagcaacaaaagaaagaaatgcgTTAGAGATTGTGAAAGGTATAAACTGGGTGTCTTGCTAGGTTTCAACATGAAAGAACTGAACAAGGTTAAACACGAAATGGATTTTGATGCTGAGTGGTTGTTTGAGAACCACGACGACGAGAATTCCAGAGTCAATCCTAGCAAAACTGTTGATAAAAAGATAAACCTAGAGAAAGATAATGAAAGTTCCTCAGACAGTTTTGAGAATATAGAACAGGAGTTCAACGAAAGCAATAGTCCATTTGCAGAATCTGTGTCTAACTCTGGTCGCAAAACATCTATTAATAGTATAAATGAGACACCAGATGAAAGCATATCTAAGGAGACAACTGAAGAAGCCACTTTGGAGTCTCCGGAAAAAATAGACCAAAAGGAGGATGGAGACCCAAAATACAAGGAGAGTAGCTCTGCAGAAGAACCAACAAAGCTGGTAGCTGAAGGTTCAGACAGTGAAGGTGACCAAGAAGATCAAGATGATCCCATTGAATGGAAAGTAGAAGCATCGCCATCTGAAAGCGTCCCTGGTTCTCAGCAAGTGTCTGACTTTGAAGATAATACATCTGAAGTGAAACCAGAAACGTGGACGGATGAATCATCCCAAAGTGAAGATGCTACTAATAGTAAACCAGTTGCAGAAACTAAAGGTGCCGCCTCTGAGAGTGACGAAGAACAGTCAAAGTGGAAGAATAGTTCCTATGGAAAAGTGGGCGAGTTTTGGTCCAAGGACCAGTCACAGTGGAAAAATGCAACAGAAATCGAAGAGAGCTTGTCAAATCAGCAGATGGAGTGGCAGAACAGCACAATTGACAGCGAGGATGGAGAACAGTTTGACAGTGTGACTGATGGGGTTACGGAATCGATGCACAGCACCCTAACTGGGGTAGAGCTGAGTAGTCAGCAAGCATAA
- the ADNP gene encoding activity-dependent neuroprotector homeobox protein isoform X2, which produces MFQLPVNNLGSLRKARKTVKKILSDIGLEYCKEHIEDFKQFEPNDFYLKNTTWEDVGLWDPSLTKNQDYRTKPFCCSACPFSSKFFSAYKSHFRNVHSEDFENRILLNCPYCTFNADKKTLETHIKIFHAPNANTPSGGISTFKDKNKHDSLKPKQADSVEQAVYYCKKCTYRDPLYEIVRKHIYREHFQHVAAPYIAKGSEKSLNGIVPLSSREEGMIHCKRCLFMPKSYEALVQHVIEDHERIGYQVTAMIGHTNVVVPRSKPLMLIAPKPQDKKPMGLPQRMGALSPGNVRSLPSQQMMNRLNIPKPTLNSGGVNMMSNVHLQPNNYGVKSVPPSYVGHTGGRLSLTGSSPVSLSQQSQSMKQYSPSGNGRPYPLGGEPRSQATARYSLSSANSSSLSSGSLKSTSLGQSQAASRILSQSTPKPLAVGPICTTSANTSSTQKWKICTICNELFPENVYSVHFEKEHKAEKVPAVANYIMKIHNFTSKCLYCNRYLPTDTLLNHMLIHGLSCPYCRSTFNDVEKMAAHMRMVHVDEEMGPKTDSTLTFDLTLQQGSHTNIHLLVTTYNLRDAPAESVAYHAQNTAPVPPKPQPKIQEKTDVPVKSSPQAAVPYKKDVGKTLCPLCFSILKGPISDALAHHLRERHQVIQTVHPVEKKLTYKCIHCLGVYTSNMTASTITLHLVHCRGVGKTQNGQDKGNVPSRLNQSPGAGPVKRTYEHMEFSLLKKRKMDDDDSPSVFEEKPEEPVVLALDPKGHEDDSYEARKTFLTKYFNKQPYPSRREIEKLAASLWLWKSDIASHFSNKRKKCVRDCERYKLGVLLGFNMKELNKVKHEMDFDAEWLFENHDDENSRVNPSKTVDKKINLEKDNESSSDSFENIEQEFNESNSPFAESVSNSGRKTSINSINETPDESISKETTEEATLESPEKIDQKEDGDPKYKESSSAEEPTKLVAEGSDSEGDQEDQDDPIEWKVEASPSESVPGSQQVSDFEDNTSEVKPETWTDESSQSEDATNSKPVAETKGAASESDEEQSKWKNSSYGKVGEFWSKDQSQWKNATEIEESLSNQQMEWQNSTIDSEDGEQFDSVTDGVTESMHSTLTGVELSSQQA; this is translated from the exons ATGTTCCAACTTCCTGTCAACAACCTTGGCAGTTTAAGAAAAGCCCGGAAAACTGTGAAAAAAATACTAAGTGACATTGGTTTGGAATACTGTAAAGAGCATATAGAA GATTTTAAGCAGTTTGAACCCAATGACTTCTATCTGAAAAACACTACATGGGAAGATGTTGGATTGTGGGATCCTTCACTTACAAAAAATCAG GACTATCGGACAAAACCCTTTTGCTGCAGTGCATGTCCATTTTCCTCAAAGTTCTTTTCTGCCTACAAAAGTCACTTCCGGAATGTTCATAGTGAAGACTTTGAAAACAGGATCCTTCTCAATTGCCCCTACTGTACTTTCAATGCAGACAAAAAGACTTTGGAAACGCATATTAAAATATTTCATGCTCCAAATGCCAATACACCAAGTGGAGGCATCAGCACTTTTAAAGATAAAAACAAGCATGATAGCCTTAAACCTAAGCAGGCTGACAGTGTAGAACAAGCTGTTTATTACTGTAAGAAGTGCACTTACCGAGATCCTCTCTACGAAATAGTTAGAAAGCACATTTACAGGGAACATTTTCAGCATGTTGCTGCACCTTATATAGCAAAGGGAAGTGAGAAGTCACTCAATGGGATTGTACCCTTAAGTTCCCGAGAAGAGGGCATGATTCACTGCAAACGCTGCCTTTTTATGCCGAAGTCGTATGAAGCTTTAGTACAGCATGTTATTGAAGACCACGAGCGTATAGGATACCAAGTGACAGCAATGATAGGGCATACAAATGTGGTAGTTCCAAGATCCAAACCTTTAATGCTAATTGCTCCAAAACCACAGGATAAAAAGCCTATGGGACTTCCTCAGAGGATGGGTGCCCTGTCCCCTGGAAATGTCCGGTCTCTTCCATCACAGCAAATGATGAACCGACTGAATATACCAAAGCCTACGTTGAATTCTGGAGGAGTAAATATGATGTCCAACGTCCATTTGCAACCGAACAACTATGGTGTGAAATCGGTACCGCCAAGTTACGTTGGTCACACGGGAGGAAGGCTAAGTTTAACAGGTAGTTCTCCAGTTTCCCTATCCCAGCAGTCTCAATCAATGAAGCAGTATTCCCCAAGTGGAAACGGCCGACCTTACCCTCTCGGAGGGGAACCAAGATCGCAGGCTACAGCAAGGTACTCTCTTTCGTCTGCCAACTCATCTTCACTTTCATCGGGCTCACTGAAATCAACATCATTAGGTCAGTCTCAGGCAGCATCCAGAATATTATCGCAGTCCACACCCAAGCCTCTTGCCGTTGGCCCTATATGTACCACTTCTGCCAATACTTCATCAACTCAGAAATGGAAGATTTGTACAATCTGCAATGAGCTCTTCCCTGAAAACGTGTACAGTGTTCATTTTGAGAAAGAGCACAAGGCCGAAAAGGTGCCCGCAGTTGCTAACTACATCATGAAAATACATAATTTTACTAGCAAATGTTTATACTGTAATCGCTACTTGCCTACTGACACGCTGCTCAACCACATGTTAATCCATGGTCTGTCCTGTCCCTACTGCCGCTCAACATTCAATGATGTTGAGAAGATGGCTGCTCACATGCGAATGGTTCATGTCGATGAAGAAATGGGGCCCAAAACTGATTCCACGTTAACGTTTGATTTGACGTTGCAGCAGGGTAGCCACACCAATATACACTTGCTTGTAACTACCTACAACTTGAGAGATGCTCCTGCCGAATCGGTCGCTTACCATGCTCAAAATACTGCTCCAGTTCCTCCAAAACCACAGCCAAAAATTCAGGAGAAGACAGATGTCCCTGTAAAAAGTTCTCCTCAAGCAGCAGTCCCCTACAAAAAAGATGTGGGGAAAACCCTTTGCCCTTTGTGCTTTTCAATCCTGAAAGGACCCATTTCTGATGCACTGGCCCATCACTTAAGGGAGAGACATCAAGTTATTCAAACAGTTCATCCGGTAGAGAAAAAGCTTACGTATAAATGCATTCATTGCCTTGGAGTGTACACGAGTAACATGACTGCCTCAACTATAACCCTGCACCTTGTCCACTGCAGGGGTGTGGGGAAGACTCAGAACGGTCAAGACAAAGGTAATGTTCCCTCCCGACTAAACCAGTCTCCAGGTGCAGGACCTGTGAAACGTACTTATGAACACATGGAATTCTCTCtgctgaagaaaagaaaaatggatgaCGACGATTCCCCTTCCGTCTTTGAGGAGAAGCCTGAAGAACCCGTAGTGCTGGCTTTAGATCCCAAGGGTCATGAAGATGATTCGTACGAAGCTAGAAAAACATTTCTCACCAAGTATTTCAATAAGCAACCGTATCCCAGTCGGAGGGAGATTGAAAAGTTAGCTGCCAGTCTCTGGCTTTGGAAATCCGACATTGCTTCACACTTcagcaacaaaagaaagaaatgcgTTAGAGATTGTGAAAGGTATAAACTGGGTGTCTTGCTAGGTTTCAACATGAAAGAACTGAACAAGGTTAAACACGAAATGGATTTTGATGCTGAGTGGTTGTTTGAGAACCACGACGACGAGAATTCCAGAGTCAATCCTAGCAAAACTGTTGATAAAAAGATAAACCTAGAGAAAGATAATGAAAGTTCCTCAGACAGTTTTGAGAATATAGAACAGGAGTTCAACGAAAGCAATAGTCCATTTGCAGAATCTGTGTCTAACTCTGGTCGCAAAACATCTATTAATAGTATAAATGAGACACCAGATGAAAGCATATCTAAGGAGACAACTGAAGAAGCCACTTTGGAGTCTCCGGAAAAAATAGACCAAAAGGAGGATGGAGACCCAAAATACAAGGAGAGTAGCTCTGCAGAAGAACCAACAAAGCTGGTAGCTGAAGGTTCAGACAGTGAAGGTGACCAAGAAGATCAAGATGATCCCATTGAATGGAAAGTAGAAGCATCGCCATCTGAAAGCGTCCCTGGTTCTCAGCAAGTGTCTGACTTTGAAGATAATACATCTGAAGTGAAACCAGAAACGTGGACGGATGAATCATCCCAAAGTGAAGATGCTACTAATAGTAAACCAGTTGCAGAAACTAAAGGTGCCGCCTCTGAGAGTGACGAAGAACAGTCAAAGTGGAAGAATAGTTCCTATGGAAAAGTGGGCGAGTTTTGGTCCAAGGACCAGTCACAGTGGAAAAATGCAACAGAAATCGAAGAGAGCTTGTCAAATCAGCAGATGGAGTGGCAGAACAGCACAATTGACAGCGAGGATGGAGAACAGTTTGACAGTGTGACTGATGGGGTTACGGAATCGATGCACAGCACCCTAACTGGGGTAGAGCTGAGTAGTCAGCAAGCATAA